The DNA sequence AAAGTTTCTTAGAATCAAACAAACTTTTAATTGAAGCGTTTAATAGGTTTTATACGCTCTCTTTCGAAAGCCCTGCACTAATACAGAACGAACACAGCAACCTAATGGCTCAACTCTTTTACGACTCAGATGCAGACCTTAGCCTCTTAAGTGGCAAAACCGTTGCAATTATTGGCTATGGATCGCAAGGTCATGCACATGCATTAAACCTAAAAGACAGCGGAATTAATGTTGTTGTAGGGCTTTATGACGGAAGTCGATCTGCTAGCAAAGCAATCGCCGATGGTCTTGAAGTTCTAAGCGTGGGAGAAGCTTCAGCAAAAGCTGATTGGATAATGGTTCTTCTCCCAGATGAGTTCCAAAAGGATGTATATAACAAAGAGATATCTCCCCACCTGCAACCAGGAAAAGTTTTAAGTTTTGCGCATGGTTTCAATATTCGCTTTGAGTTGATAAAGCCACCATCTTTTGTTGATGTCGTGATGATTGCACCCAAAGGACCTGGTCACACTGTGCGTTGGGAATTTCAAAATGGTCAAGGCGTACCAGCGCTTTTTGCTATAGAACAAGATGCCTCAGGCAAAGCAAGAGATCTTGCAATGGCTTATGCAAAAGGTATTGGAGGAACTCGAGCAGGCATTCTTGAAACTAATTTCAAAGAAGAAACAGAAACTGACTTATTTGGTGAGCAAGCTGTTCTTTGTGGAGGTCTTTCAGCACTTGTAAAAGCTGGGTTTGAAACACTTGTAGATGCTGGTTATCAACCAGAATTAGCCTATTTTGAATGTCTTCATGAGGTAAAACTAATTGTCGACCTAATGGTAAAGGGCGGGCTAACTGCTATGAGAGATTCAATCTCAAATACTGCCGAGTATGGTGACTACATATCTGGTCCCAGGTTAATTACATCAGAAACAAAAGCTGAGATGAAGAGAATACTTTCTGATATTCAAGATGGAACTTTCGCCAGAAACTTTGTAGCCGAGTGTGAAGCCGGAAAACCCGAGATGAAAAGGATTCGAAATGAAGACGCTGCTTTACCTGTTGAACAAGTTGGTAAAGGTCTGCGAGCAATGTTCAGCTGGTTAAAAACAGACTGAAAATTTCTACATTATTAATCTTGGCCGCAGTTTTATTAGATTTAGCTGCAGGAGATCCCAAAAAGCTTCCCCATCCAGTAGTTTTTATGGGCTACTTAATCAACTTTTTACAAAAAAAAGTTGAATCATTTGCTGAGGAAAATATCCTTAGTTTACGCTTAGGCGGAGTATTAATAACTTTTATAGTATTTACTACTGCAGGCCTCAGTGGCTGGATGATTGAGCGATTAGCTTACAAAGAATCATTTTTTCCTATTTTATTTAATAATTCAATTCTTATAATTTCTTTAGCAAGTTGCTTGTCAGCCCGAAGTCTTTATGACAGCATTTTGAGAGTGATTAATAGTTTAAACAATCAATCTTCTGAAGAATCTATAGAAGCTGCACGTAAAGAGCTTGGTTATATTGTTGGTCGAGATGTTGATCAATTAGAAAAGCAAGAAATACTAAGAGCGACTGCAGAAACTGCTAGCGAAAATGCTGTTGATGGAGTTTTTGCTCCTCTATTTTGGATGGCAACTGGTATTTTACTTTGGAACATCTCTCCTAATTTGCCAGGTCCATTAGCATGTGCTTTTGCATTTAAATCTGCTAGCACAATGGATTCCATGCTGGGTTATCGTGAAGGTAATTTAAGATGGCTTGGCACAGCAAGTGCTCGATTAGATGACATTTTGACTTTTATTCCTTGCAGATTAGTATTGCTTTCACTGCCTTTGGTAAGTCGTCCATTAAATGAATTACCTAATCTTGTGAAAGGTGCTTTTGAAGATGGTTCAAAAGATTTATCTCCTAATTCCGGTTTATCAGAAGCAATCTTTGCTTACTGTGCGGGAATAAAGATGGGTGGAGCAAACTTATATAAAGGGAAGCTAATATATAAACCAATACTTTCTAAATATTCACCAGAAGCAAACAAAGAAGGTATTTACAATATCCTAAAGATTGGATTTTATCTGGAAATGCTTTGGCTAATCTCAATAATGACTATTTCAATAACATTCAACTAGTATGCACCTCTATCAATAGGAAATAATAATACAAAAAATGTACGCATAATTATTCTAAAGTCCATCCAAATATTCTTTTGTCTTACATATACAAGGTCTAAGCTAATGCGTCTTTTATAACTTAGGTTATTTCTTCCACTGATTTGCCACAAGCCTGTTATTCCTGGTCTTACTGAGTTAACTTCCTCCATAAATTCTCCGTAGCGCTCTACCTCTTCTGGAACAATTGGCCTTGGTCCCACAACACTCATTTCACCTCTTAGAACATTAAAAAATTGTGGTAATTCGTCAAGGCTAGTTCTCCTAAGAAATTTGCCAATTGATGTTATTCTAGGATCATTTCTTAATTTAAAATCCTTTTGAAACTCTTCCTTTAAAAGTGAGTTCTCTTCAAGTAAATTATTTAATATATCTTCTGCTTCAGGATGCATTGTACGAAACTTTATACAACCAAATCTAGAAAAGTTTCGACCAACTCTTTCCTGAACATAGAAAACAGGGCCAACAGAACTTAGCTTGACCAATAAAGCAAACAAAAGAAAGAATGGAAACCCTACTAGCAAAATTGATAGAGAAAAAATAATATCTGCAAATCTTTTTATAGACCTGTAATAATAGTTCTTTCTTATGATCTGATCATCTTGGGAAAATTGTTGATCTAATGCCATGGATCAAAAATAGAACATCTTTTTAGTAATTATAAAAAAGCAACTTCTATGATAAATATTGTATTAAAGATCTATTTTCTTGCCGTAATTCTAAGGTCAGTTAAAGGAACCGCACAAAGAAGATTTCAAATGACCTTCCCATGCTGTTTTGAGAGCAGATTGGAAATTCCTAGAGAAAACCTCAGGTCGAAATTCTTGAGCCCGCTGATTGATTAATTCAGGGCTCAACTTCTCATAGATTCTCTTTTCTTCAAACCAAGAAACTGCTTCGAACAAAGATTCCATAGTTTGGTTTGAGAAAAGAACACCTGTAGAGGTATTGATATCTTTCCTCGCACAGGTAATAGTATCCAATAGCCCACCCTTCGCCAAAGCAATTACGGGTGCTCCTGCTGCCATAGCTTCTACAGGAGCAATCCCAAAGTCTTCAACACCTGCGTAGACGTAAGCCCTGCATCGTTCCATAAGTCTCTCAACATTTCTTCTACTCTGAAAGCCTAGGAACTCTATATTTGGGCCTGCAATCTTTTCTAAATAATTCCTCTCAGGCCCTTCTCCTACAATAATCAAAGGCAACTTCAATAAATTAAAAGCTTCTACTACAACATCTACTTTCTTATTGGGAACAAGCCTACAAAGGCATAAATAATATTCATCTCTACGCTCACAAAATGAGAACCGATCAACTTCAACTGGCGGATGGACAATCTGAGCCCTGCGGCCCCAATATTTAAAAATTCTTCTAGCAGTAAAGCTTGAATTTGCCAAAATACAATCAACTCTTGCTGCACTAAGCTGATCCCATTGCCTTAACTGATGTAATTGCCAACGTATTAAAGGCTCTAAACCAACTTTCCTTAAAGAAGACCTCTTTAAATAGACATTCATCTGATCCCATGCATATCTAACTGGAGTATGTATATAACTAATATGGAGTTGATCAGGCGAGGTAAGTATTCCCTTTGCTACAAGATGGTTGCTGCTGACTACCAGAGGGTAATCGCTAAGGTCAATTTGCTCGATTGCATAAGGTAGCAATGGCAAAAATCTTTGAACATGAGAGGAACCAAATGGAAGATTCTGAATAAAACTAGTTTCAATTGATCTGCCAAACAACCAACTATCTGGACGAGCACTTTCGCTCTCAACCAAAGAAAAAAGTTGGGGTTTAGAACCTAAAGATAAAATCAAATTATCAATTGCATGAACTACCTGCTCTGCACCCCCAGTTGATCGAGAAGAAAACCACTCATGCACAAGAGCTACTCTCTCTGGAAAATCAGTAGGGACTTTGTTAACCAAATTCCAAGCCTCTTACAATGAGCAGTGATTAAATCTTATACAAATAAATGGTCATTATAAAATCTACTAAGCAAAAAAATCATGGAAAGTTGATTGAGTTAAGTCAGTGCCAAGTATTAATAAAAATAGCAACCCAGAGGCAAAGCATAATAAAGTAACATACCTTACATAGCCTTTTGCTCTTGGTAAACGGAAATAAGACAATGTCAAGGTAAGTATCAAGAATAAGCCTGTGGCAAGCGAACTTATTTCAGATATATAGTCAAATCTTAGATTTAATTTAATCTCATATGAAAGAAGCTTGAGATGCCAATTAATTGGTGTTCCTGATTGATGATTCAATATCAAGAGAAAACTTATCAAGGTTGACAAGATTATGCTATTAATTATGAAAAAGCTAACAGGCTTTGTAAGCCTGTTCATTGTCCTGTTAAAACTGAGGAGCAAGACCCCAATTAAAGTTGCGCATACCAAAGGTGAAATTGGGATTAACCAAGAGACATCTATCAATGAAGGCATCTGCTTACTTTTTTGTGGCTATCAAGAAAAGATCCTTCTGAAATTCTACACCAGTTATCAAATCTGCAAAAATTAAAACACATTTAAAAACTATGCAAGCGAATATTGCCCAGACTAAGCCAAAAAGATATTAAATCTATGAAGAAAATTCTGCCCCATCAACTCAATCCTATAAATAGGTTCTTCTAATCTTCGAGAGTAATAAGAATTTAATTTAATAAAATAGGAAAAACTTATTTTCACATATTAGGCTGATACTATCAGCATCCAATAACTATGAATAATTACATTATTATTTTTTTTATAGTTGTTTTCATCTCAATAATTGGGTTTAGGTTAAATATCGTAGAAAGTAGATACTTATTGGAGAAATCAACGCGAATGGTCAAGAAACTCAAAAAAAAGGGTCGAAGAAAAAGGAAAAGCAAATAGAATTTTTAAATATGGGAACTTTTAAGTAATGCCAGATTCTCCTTCCGACTCAGAAAACAACTTTACGAAGAACAAGCTTTCATCTTTAGAACAAGTCAGCAAAGCGAGTCTCACAGAGGCAAAATGGATAGACAATAGCGGAGAAGCTGTAGAAAAAGTTTTCGGGTTCAATCAAAATGCAGAGCTAGTCAATGGAAGAGCTGCAATGTTTGGGTTCTTAATGCTTGTAATCACTGAAATAGTATTTGGAGGCCAAGCAACAACTCACAGTATTTTTGGTATCGGCTGATTATCAAAACCGTCTAAAATTCCTTTAAGATGTAACCAAAAGACTTCTCTATAGTTAATTATGAGCAGAAAGGATTGGATTGGTATTGCCTATGTATCAACTTGGGTAATAATTTGGGGGACATTTGGATCCTTAATTGACTACCCACTACTTCAGAAAAGTATTTATAACGCTGGTTCTATAGGACAATTAACCACTTTTTCCTTGACTGCCATAATATGCATTATTATGGCAATAGTAATATTTCCTAAAGTTAGAGATAGACTTACCAAGTAAGCACCACTTAATTATACAAAGTAGCTCAGGGGTTATATGCATTATTAATATCTATATCTTTCCAAAACGATTGCTGGGGCTGCTTCAACGCCTTTATTGAAAAGGATCCACTGCCTAGTCTCCAGGTCATGATCACAACCAAAGGTAGAGTCTTCTACATAATTATTCTGCATGTCAGCATGACATTGTTGATCAGCCTCAAAAGCAGATCCGTACTTATTCAAAGAATTTTTTACTAAAAGAATTGTTATTAAGATAGCTAAGATAGTAGAAGCTACAATAAAAACTACTTTCATCTAAATAGCCTAATTAATAAGAAACTCTTATAATCTTATAAATTTTTAACTGCAAAAGCAAAAGTTAGCCTTATAAAGAAATGCTAGCCAAGAGCAACTACAGATTAATCTTCTAAATTGCAGGTCAAATCACACTCTATTAATTCAGTATTTTCAAGCCTTTCAAGAATTCTTGTCATATCAACAGCTGAAAGCTCTCCATCAACACTCCATTTTAAAGTTGTTTTCCTCTGAAGAGGTGCCTTGCCATTGTTAAAGCCTGACTGCCTTGGATTACTCATGAACGGCTCCTTTGGTATCAGTTGTGACATTAAACCCTGAAAAGACTTGCTAATGCAGAAATCTTTAGCATTCTTCATTTTTAACTTTGGTCAGTCACCTCCCCCAACTGTCACTGTGACAGTTGCCCTAGTTGCAGTAAGGATGGTTGCAAATATAGAAACATTGGCAATAATGAAAACGTGAGGAGTTGAGATTCACTAAGGAGTCGAAACTAGGAAAGACTTCCTTGTTGAATCTCAAAGAGACCCTGCCTTCGGCAGGGTCTCTTTTTTTATGCTTTAAAAGTAAAATCTAATGAGGTTCTGCTGACAGGTCAAAAAGAACTTTTTTTAAGTTTAAATACTGACTATATAAAATAATTTACAAGGTATTCATTGAAAGGGTGAAATATATTCTGCTACCAGGTTATTTGTATATTCTTTAATAACTATTCTAGCGACCAATATTATATATAAAGTCTTTAAATCCTGGGACATAGAAATAAAGGCCAACTGCAACAAGCAGCAGCATATTTAATGCTAGTACAAGAGCTCCTAGGATAATCCTGGTTTTTTTACTAGGAACTTTATATTCTAAAACTCCAGGAATTCTTAAAAGGACATCTTCCTTACTTGCATTTGCCTCAACCGTAGAATTAGAAGAAGCTTTTGCTGATTTCTTAGATTTTACGTTACGGTCTAAAGAATCTGGCTTTTGGGATTTAGCCTCTCCTTCAGAAACTTTTTTTGATTCAGCCATTAGTCAAAATAAAAATAATCTGCTAGCAGTAGGTAGAAAACATTCTTTACTTTACACCGAATAGGAAAAATTAAAGATTAAAGCCTGTCTTATTAATGAAAATATTGAACTTTTGTTCTTCACAAGGCTTTAAAAATTGTTGCAGGAATTCTTTAGATCCTCCAGCATAACCAATGCTGATTGTTTCTTTGTAGATGGATTTAATATCATCATTGTTAAATCTGATTGTAAACCTATTAAACGTGTTTGACAGTCATACCTTCCTTTTGAAACTGCATACAATTGGAATGCTTCTGATTTAGTTAAGGCCAGTCTACAATCTCTTAAAAGCCTAGATTTAATACAATTATTGGTCAAAAGGTTAACGTCATAAAAATGTTCTGACTTAACACTGGAAAAGAAACTTTCAAAGCCTAATATCAAAATTATAAATATAAGTAACTGATTACTTTCCATTTGTCTAAGTCTTAACAAGGTGAATTTGTAAAGATTAATATTCTTCATTTTAAACCTAAATTTAGTTTTCTGAGGTGAATCTTTCCTGAAGCAAATTATCAAGATTTGTCTTCTTACTTCTTAGGTAATCTAAAAGTTCAAGAGATGATAGTTCTGTATTAGATGGAACTAATTTTAGATCAGATGCTAGGCATCCAATGACTTTTGATGAGTTCATACCTTGCTTCTTCAAGGAGTCCACGCAAACTCCACCATGTCTTTTAGAGAGCTTAGTGCCATCGGAGTTTAGCATTAGAGGAACATGCCCATAAGAAATTGGGGACTGGTTAAAGGCATCAAAAATTGCCAATTGTACATACATTGCTGGGTTAAGGTCATTGCCTCTAATAACTTCATTAATCCCAAGCGTTAACTCATCAACAACAGTTGCCAAATGATATGCAATAAATCCATCTGATCTTCTTACAATGAGATCACCAGCAGTTCGAGAAAATTTTTTATTTACTTTCAGGCGCCAAGAAGTTAATTGATCTTTTTTAGGTTCCAAATCTAATCCTAAGTTCTTGCATTTTCCAGAATAAGTAATAAATTCTCCAAAGGTATTATTATCTTTGTCTAAAGTTTTCCTAGTGCATTGACAAGCAAAAATTTTACCCTGGCTTTTAAAGAAAGAAAGGGCTGAAACATACAAATCTATTCTTTGACTTTGAAAAACAACCTGATCATCCCAGGACAAACCAAGCCAAAGAAGATCATTTTGAATACTCTCTATGGCGCCAGGACGATTCCTAGGAGTATCTAGATCATCTATTCGAAGAAGCCATTTCCCCTGGCTCATACGCGCTTTCAACCAAGAGACCAAAGCGGTACGAAGATTGCCCAAATGAAGTGGGCCTGTGGGAGAAGGAGCAAAGCGTCCGCAATACCCCTTCCCCCTTAGGGACTTTCCAACATTAAAGGCCTCGAACAAGCCTTCATTTAGTGACTTACAAGTAGCCATTTACTAGTAAGAAGAGTTAGTAAAATAGGCCCTTTTAAAGAGCTAGGTAACCTAACTGTCAAACAAGTAAAAGCTCTTCTACAAAGCAATAATCAGCCTGCTTGAACGCGATCCTTAAATAATTTGCCAGCTGTAAAAGCAGGTACTCGCTTAGCAGGAATCTTAATTTTCTCACCAGTTTTTGGATTAAGGCCTTGTCTGGCAGAGCGATCACGAGGTTCGAAAGAACCAAATCCAAGAATGGAGACTTTTTTACCCTCCACCACTGAATCGATGATGGTGTCTATGGCGGCATCGATAACAAGTGCAACGTCTGTTTTTGTCAGCTCGGTACGAGCTGCAACAAGGTTGACCAGATCTGCTTTGTTCATTGGGAAAATTAGTTTTTGCAGAGAGTAAAGGCGGAAGAGACCTAAAAAGGAATCAGTCCTTCAAATACTCGAACTCGCTAATGGTATGGACGTAACGCCTTAGAAGCAACTCAAAAAGTTAGTAAGGCAAAGCTTTATACAAAAAACAGTTTTTAAATTCAGGTCATTTTGTGCTATTTCCAAGCATCCCAGCGAAGCAACTTTTGCTTTGCTAACAAGCCGAAGCCCGTCCCTGATGCAAGTAAGGGATTGGATTCTCGAGGAAGCCAGTGCCGAAGCTTAACCAAGCTCCTCTGCTGAATCGACCAGTGAAAAGTCTTTTTTGTCCGAGAAGCTATCAATTCAGAAGATGATGCTGGTATTAACAAACGACCACAGAAAAGCACGTTGGAAGGAGGAGGTGCGTATACAACACAGCTTCCTGGAGTCGGACCAGGAGTCCAAAGCAATTTCAAGCCGGAAGGTGTTTGAAACTCCTCTGAGAAGCTTTCCAAAGACTCAAGACCAGGAAGAAGATAAGCTTCCTGCTCTTGTAGCAAAACAGACCAACCAAGTGTTTGTTGTAATTGTCTAACCTTCCCGTGAGAGTATTTATTCGTCAAAAGAATTCTTGGTTTTCGTCCATTTGCCAATTCAGTCAATTGGTCAAGCAAACTTGTTGTTATATCAGGACAATCGATCAAAACAGGCTCAGGATCGCAGTTCAACCACCATGAAGTAACTCCTTCACTAGCGTTTTTAGAATGGAAAACCCAAATTTTTTCACTCACTTGCATACTGTGTTAGTTGAACTAGGGAATAAAGTTAAAAAAAGAATGTTGCCAAAAAAATCTAAACAACTAGTTTGTACTTAATGCTTACTGATAGAGAAGAAAAGGCCAGTGGGCAAAATTCATAAAGGTTCTCCATGGCCACTTGGCAGTAGCATAACTAGTCGAGGAGTAAATTTCTCTGTAGCTTCACCTGAAGCAAGCTATATAGAGTTACTTATTTTTAAAAATGAAGATGACTTACAGCCGAAGAAAATACTAACCCTTGATAAGAACCATAGATCAGGAGACTATTGGCATATTGAAGTTGAAGGTATAAATACTGGATGCTTCTACTGCTATAGAGTAATTGGAAATAGAAGTACTTGTAAGCAAGATATCTTTTCTAGAAAGATATTATTAGACCCATGCTCTAGAGGTATCGCAGGATGGAATATATTTCAAAGAGAGTCTGCAACAGGTCTATCCACAAACATAGATAAATGTCTCAAAAGTATAGTAACTGAAAGAGATCAATTTGACTTCCAATCCTATCCTCGTCCAAAACATTCATGGGATAAAACAATTATTTATGAGTTACATGTTGGAGGATTCACTAAAAGCTCTGAATCTGACGTCAAGGATAAGATTAAAGGTACTTTTCTTGGCTTGATTGAAAAGATACCCTACCTAAAGCAACTAGGAGTAACAACTCTTGAACTTTTACCAGTTTTTGCATTCGATACAACGGATTCTCCATATGGCCTGAATAATTATTGGGGTTATAGCCCAATCAATTGGTTCACACCACATCACAGTTTTATTGCAAGTAACAATCCAATAAATGCAAGAGACCAATTTCGTAATTTCATAAAAGTTTGTCATAAAAATGATTTAGAAGTAATTCTAGACGTTGTATACAATCACACAACAGAAGGTAATGAAAAGGGTCCAATAATTAGCTGGAAGGGATTTGCAGAGTCAACTTATTATCATCAAAATAAAGAAGGTAAGTATTTAGATGTCACGGGTTGCGGAAACACTATTGCAGCAAATAATCCTCTTGTAAGGCAATTAATACTTGAATCAATGCGCTGTTGGGCAAATGAGCTAGGTGTAGATGGTTTTCGTTTTGATTTAGGGATATCTTTAAGTAGGGGAAAAGATCTTAAGCCGCTTGATTCTCCTCCTCTTTTTGAAGAGATAGAAAGTGATCCTGCATTAAGTGATTTAAAGTTAATAAGTGAGCCATGGGATTGTGGAGGGCTTTATAGACTTTCTGATTTTCCCGCTAAAAGATGCTGCACTTGGAATGGTCATTTCAGGGATGATATTCGAAGATTCTGGAACGGAGATAAAAATAGTACTTGGCCCTTAAAAGATCGCCTAACTGGAAGTCCTGAATTATATAAAGATAATTTTAAAAGTGCACAGAAATCTATCAATTTTATTACTTCCCATGATGGCTTTACACTTAAAGATTTAGTTAGTTTTAATTTAAAGCATAATCTTTCTAATGGTGAGAGTAATCGTGATGGAGAAAATCATAACAATAGCTGTAATAATGGGATAGAAGGTCCAACTACAAATAAAAAAGTAAATCTTATTAGAAGTAAGAATCAAAGAAATCTTATTGCTACTCTTCTTTTATCCCCTGGTATTCCAATGATTCTTATGGGGGATGAGGTTGGAAGAAGTCAAGGAGGAAATAATAATGCTTGGTGTCAGGACAACCCTCTAGGTTGGATGATTTGGAGGACTGATAATTGTGATAATGAGCTGAGGAGTTTTGTCTCAATGTGTATTTATATAAGGAAAGAACTGTCAGATTTCTTTGCTCCCTTAATCAACATAAATTCAGACTCACCTTCTCTGCAAAGTCAAGAGAAGTTATGGGTTCAATGGCATGGAGTTAAAATTAATGCCCCAGACTGGGGAAGTTGGTCTAATACAATAGGTTTTAGCATTAACAAAGCAAAAGAAGGAGCCATTATATGGATGGGATTCAATGCATTCAATCAATCTATGAAGTTCGAATTGCCTAAGCCATTATCACCATGGGTAAAAATATTAGATACAACTTTACTCAC is a window from the Prochlorococcus marinus str. MIT 9211 genome containing:
- a CDS encoding HU family DNA-binding protein — protein: MNKADLVNLVAARTELTKTDVALVIDAAIDTIIDSVVEGKKVSILGFGSFEPRDRSARQGLNPKTGEKIKIPAKRVPAFTAGKLFKDRVQAG
- a CDS encoding sugar transferase, which gives rise to MALDQQFSQDDQIIRKNYYYRSIKRFADIIFSLSILLVGFPFFLLFALLVKLSSVGPVFYVQERVGRNFSRFGCIKFRTMHPEAEDILNNLLEENSLLKEEFQKDFKLRNDPRITSIGKFLRRTSLDELPQFFNVLRGEMSVVGPRPIVPEEVERYGEFMEEVNSVRPGITGLWQISGRNNLSYKRRISLDLVYVRQKNIWMDFRIIMRTFFVLLFPIDRGAY
- a CDS encoding glycogen debranching protein, which codes for MGKIHKGSPWPLGSSITSRGVNFSVASPEASYIELLIFKNEDDLQPKKILTLDKNHRSGDYWHIEVEGINTGCFYCYRVIGNRSTCKQDIFSRKILLDPCSRGIAGWNIFQRESATGLSTNIDKCLKSIVTERDQFDFQSYPRPKHSWDKTIIYELHVGGFTKSSESDVKDKIKGTFLGLIEKIPYLKQLGVTTLELLPVFAFDTTDSPYGLNNYWGYSPINWFTPHHSFIASNNPINARDQFRNFIKVCHKNDLEVILDVVYNHTTEGNEKGPIISWKGFAESTYYHQNKEGKYLDVTGCGNTIAANNPLVRQLILESMRCWANELGVDGFRFDLGISLSRGKDLKPLDSPPLFEEIESDPALSDLKLISEPWDCGGLYRLSDFPAKRCCTWNGHFRDDIRRFWNGDKNSTWPLKDRLTGSPELYKDNFKSAQKSINFITSHDGFTLKDLVSFNLKHNLSNGESNRDGENHNNSCNNGIEGPTTNKKVNLIRSKNQRNLIATLLLSPGIPMILMGDEVGRSQGGNNNAWCQDNPLGWMIWRTDNCDNELRSFVSMCIYIRKELSDFFAPLININSDSPSLQSQEKLWVQWHGVKINAPDWGSWSNTIGFSINKAKEGAIIWMGFNAFNQSMKFELPKPLSPWVKILDTTLLTQKEYGLFRLSNQLEIEIESKSLVVLVAKEYTKKLRI
- the ilvC gene encoding ketol-acid reductoisomerase, encoding MAQLFYDSDADLSLLSGKTVAIIGYGSQGHAHALNLKDSGINVVVGLYDGSRSASKAIADGLEVLSVGEASAKADWIMVLLPDEFQKDVYNKEISPHLQPGKVLSFAHGFNIRFELIKPPSFVDVVMIAPKGPGHTVRWEFQNGQGVPALFAIEQDASGKARDLAMAYAKGIGGTRAGILETNFKEETETDLFGEQAVLCGGLSALVKAGFETLVDAGYQPELAYFECLHEVKLIVDLMVKGGLTAMRDSISNTAEYGDYISGPRLITSETKAEMKRILSDIQDGTFARNFVAECEAGKPEMKRIRNEDAALPVEQVGKGLRAMFSWLKTD
- a CDS encoding chlorophyll a/b-binding protein; protein product: MPDSPSDSENNFTKNKLSSLEQVSKASLTEAKWIDNSGEAVEKVFGFNQNAELVNGRAAMFGFLMLVITEIVFGGQATTHSIFGIG
- the gluQRS gene encoding tRNA glutamyl-Q(34) synthetase GluQRS, whose translation is MATCKSLNEGLFEAFNVGKSLRGKGYCGRFAPSPTGPLHLGNLRTALVSWLKARMSQGKWLLRIDDLDTPRNRPGAIESIQNDLLWLGLSWDDQVVFQSQRIDLYVSALSFFKSQGKIFACQCTRKTLDKDNNTFGEFITYSGKCKNLGLDLEPKKDQLTSWRLKVNKKFSRTAGDLIVRRSDGFIAYHLATVVDELTLGINEVIRGNDLNPAMYVQLAIFDAFNQSPISYGHVPLMLNSDGTKLSKRHGGVCVDSLKKQGMNSSKVIGCLASDLKLVPSNTELSSLELLDYLRSKKTNLDNLLQERFTSEN
- the cbiB gene encoding adenosylcobinamide-phosphate synthase CbiB, producing MAAVLLDLAAGDPKKLPHPVVFMGYLINFLQKKVESFAEENILSLRLGGVLITFIVFTTAGLSGWMIERLAYKESFFPILFNNSILIISLASCLSARSLYDSILRVINSLNNQSSEESIEAARKELGYIVGRDVDQLEKQEILRATAETASENAVDGVFAPLFWMATGILLWNISPNLPGPLACAFAFKSASTMDSMLGYREGNLRWLGTASARLDDILTFIPCRLVLLSLPLVSRPLNELPNLVKGAFEDGSKDLSPNSGLSEAIFAYCAGIKMGGANLYKGKLIYKPILSKYSPEANKEGIYNILKIGFYLEMLWLISIMTISITFN
- a CDS encoding MBL fold metallo-hydrolase, which gives rise to MQVSEKIWVFHSKNASEGVTSWWLNCDPEPVLIDCPDITTSLLDQLTELANGRKPRILLTNKYSHGKVRQLQQTLGWSVLLQEQEAYLLPGLESLESFSEEFQTPSGLKLLWTPGPTPGSCVVYAPPPSNVLFCGRLLIPASSSELIASRTKKTFHWSIQQRSLVKLRHWLPRESNPLLASGTGFGLLAKQKLLRWDAWK
- a CDS encoding glycosyltransferase, yielding MVNKVPTDFPERVALVHEWFSSRSTGGAEQVVHAIDNLILSLGSKPQLFSLVESESARPDSWLFGRSIETSFIQNLPFGSSHVQRFLPLLPYAIEQIDLSDYPLVVSSNHLVAKGILTSPDQLHISYIHTPVRYAWDQMNVYLKRSSLRKVGLEPLIRWQLHQLRQWDQLSAARVDCILANSSFTARRIFKYWGRRAQIVHPPVEVDRFSFCERRDEYYLCLCRLVPNKKVDVVVEAFNLLKLPLIIVGEGPERNYLEKIAGPNIEFLGFQSRRNVERLMERCRAYVYAGVEDFGIAPVEAMAAGAPVIALAKGGLLDTITCARKDINTSTGVLFSNQTMESLFEAVSWFEEKRIYEKLSPELINQRAQEFRPEVFSRNFQSALKTAWEGHLKSSLCGSFN